One stretch of Tenacibaculum sp. MAR_2010_89 DNA includes these proteins:
- a CDS encoding phosphatidylserine decarboxylase produces the protein MEAVKTIKTHEAVVEQLKSILDGDSAMSKSLGESLKKAVELSKYGSPDKNIPPLNNDLYKAIDKEFKGKGWPVTVDAYYDYLDLYVKMIPNESRDPEYPNAWTSDGTKNGYNQKVYDLLCQSYWLIDQEDSEGKTMQSYPEFANWLVSFANAWGTFLDTEASLNDETLKSFKDDKNSLGESVYNFPLYSDNEKSWKTFNQFFYREFNQADPKTGISPLRPIASPEDNTTIVSPADCTFKAFYPIDKEGNVDEITLKGTHTIGTVDELLQFSKYGENFYGGTFIHYFLSPFDYHRFHTPVSGEILEILPVEGKVYLNVETASNGQFDAPDGGENGYEFTQARGLVIMDAGPEVGKVAILPIGMCQVSGVDMYTELQGKKVVKGQEFGKFRFGGSDIIMLFEKPPHELYMFQQDPSHQPIHFQYGQTSVYWNR, from the coding sequence ATGGAGGCAGTGAAAACTATTAAAACTCATGAAGCAGTTGTTGAGCAACTGAAAAGTATTTTAGATGGCGATTCAGCAATGTCAAAAAGTTTGGGAGAATCATTAAAAAAGGCAGTTGAATTATCTAAATATGGTAGTCCTGATAAAAATATACCTCCTTTAAACAATGATCTTTACAAAGCAATTGATAAAGAGTTTAAAGGTAAAGGTTGGCCAGTAACTGTTGATGCTTATTATGATTATTTAGATCTTTATGTGAAAATGATTCCTAATGAAAGTAGAGATCCTGAATATCCAAATGCTTGGACAAGTGATGGAACAAAAAATGGATACAATCAAAAAGTGTATGATTTACTTTGCCAATCATATTGGTTAATAGATCAAGAAGACTCAGAAGGAAAAACAATGCAAAGCTATCCTGAATTTGCCAATTGGTTGGTGAGTTTTGCAAATGCTTGGGGTACTTTCTTAGATACTGAAGCATCATTAAATGATGAAACTTTAAAATCGTTTAAAGATGATAAAAATAGTTTAGGAGAAAGCGTTTATAATTTTCCTTTATATTCAGATAACGAAAAAAGTTGGAAAACTTTCAATCAATTTTTTTATAGAGAGTTTAATCAAGCAGATCCAAAAACAGGAATATCTCCATTACGTCCTATAGCAAGTCCTGAAGATAATACAACTATTGTGTCTCCAGCAGATTGTACTTTTAAAGCTTTTTATCCAATTGATAAAGAAGGAAATGTTGATGAAATTACATTGAAAGGAACTCATACTATTGGAACTGTAGATGAGCTATTGCAGTTTAGTAAATATGGTGAGAATTTTTATGGAGGTACATTTATACATTATTTTTTAAGTCCGTTTGATTATCATCGCTTTCATACACCAGTAAGTGGTGAAATTTTAGAAATTTTACCAGTAGAAGGTAAAGTATATTTAAATGTAGAAACTGCTTCAAATGGACAGTTTGATGCTCCAGATGGTGGAGAAAATGGATATGAGTTTACACAAGCAAGAGGATTGGTAATTATGGATGCAGGACCAGAAGTAGGAAAAGTAGCTATTTTACCAATAGGAATGTGCCAAGTATCAGGTGTTGATATGTATACTGAGCTTCAAGGCAAAAAAGTAGTTAAAGGCCAAGAGTTTGGAAAGTTTAGGTTTGGAGGGTCAGATATTATTATGTTATTTGAAAAGCCTCCACATGAGTTATATATGTTTCAACAAGATCCATCACATCAACCTATTCATTTCCAATACGGACAGACTTCTGTTTACTGGAATAGATAA
- a CDS encoding Crp/Fnr family transcriptional regulator: MFSEISKFFKTEYPLNEHGLEELFSLFKIGHYKKGNLILKENEKEKQLRFLNKGLVREFYSNHEKEININFYTKPLFITDLLTFNQNSTTLKNQECLSSVEILSIERKSFFNLLKKYECGKSFVEASFQKLLKQKELLEFNRITKTPEELYNELIIYKSDWLQSIPQYHIASYLNITPETLSRIRKRIS, translated from the coding sequence ATGTTTTCTGAAATATCTAAATTTTTCAAAACTGAATACCCCTTAAATGAACATGGGTTAGAAGAACTTTTTTCTCTATTTAAAATAGGCCATTATAAAAAAGGAAACTTGATACTAAAAGAAAATGAGAAGGAAAAACAACTACGCTTTCTTAACAAAGGTTTAGTTAGAGAGTTTTATTCAAACCATGAGAAAGAAATCAACATAAATTTTTATACAAAACCCCTATTCATTACTGATTTATTAACTTTTAATCAAAACTCTACTACTCTTAAAAATCAAGAATGTCTTTCTTCTGTAGAAATTTTAAGTATTGAAAGAAAATCATTTTTTAATCTTTTAAAAAAATATGAATGTGGAAAATCATTTGTTGAAGCGTCATTTCAAAAACTATTAAAGCAAAAAGAATTACTTGAATTTAACCGTATTACCAAAACACCAGAAGAATTATATAATGAACTAATTATATATAAATCCGATTGGCTTCAATCTATACCTCAATACCATATTGCTTCATACCTAAACATAACTCCTGAAACATTGAGTCGTATTAGAAAAAGAATTTCTTGA